The Euzebya rosea genomic sequence ACGCGCTGTCCGACGTGGGCAGCGACGCACGTGAGCGCCTCGAACGCGCCCTCGAGGGGCTGACCCAGTAGTGGATCACCTCGTCGCCGTCCCGATCGGTGCGCTGGTCGGGGCGGTACTTGGCCTGCTCGGGGCCGGCGGGTCGTTGCTGACGGTCCCTGCGCTGATCTTCCTGCTCGGCCTGTCGACGCGCGAGGCCACCGGCACGTCGCTGGTCGCCGTCGCCCTGATGGCCGTGGCTGGGCTCGTCGTGCACCGCAAGGCCGGTCGGTGCTCGTGCAAGGAGGGACTGGCCTTCGGCGCGGCGGCCGCGGGCACGGCCGCCGCTGCAGGCTGGGCGGCCAGCGGCCTGCCCGAACGACTGCTCACCGGGGCGTTCGTCGTGCTGCTCGTCGGGACCGCCGTGTGGCTGCTCACCCGGCCCTCGACGGCCGACGAGGACCCCGCCCTGTCAGCGGAGCGTGACGCGCGAGGGGGCGTCGTGGCCACCGCCGCGGCCGGTGGCGGGATCGGAGTCCTGACGGGGCTGCTCGGCGTGGGCGGGGGCTTCCTGATCGTGCCTGCCCTCCTCCTCACCAGGGACATGCGCATGTCCATGGCGGTCGGCACCTCCCAGCTCGTCGTGCTGATCAGCGCGTTGGCCGGCCTCGCCGGGCGTGCGACGGGCGACACCGTCCAGTGGTCGTTGGGGTTGCTGTTCGGCCTCGGTGGCCTCGCGGGCGCCGCCGTCGGCGCACGCTTGGCAGACCGTGCACCGGACGATGCGTTGCGCCAGGGGTTCGCTGGCATCGCGATCGCCGTCGGCGGCCTGATGGCGTGGCAGGTCGTGTCGGGCGGCAGCCCGGCCTGATCCCACCGGCCGCTGGATGACGCCCGTGACGGGCCGCTAGCGGTTCGTGGACCGGTCGGCGTCCAGCCGCGCGACGCGTCGCACGCCGGCCGTCCTGCGGTAGGAGTCCTCCAGCAGCTCGGCCACCTCGTCGAAGTCGCTGTCCTCGTCGAGGTCGAGGCCGATCCACCCGGACGGCCCGAGGTAGGCCGGCACGAAGAACCGGGCGTCCTGCCGCAGGGACTCGTGGTCCGTCGGCTCGGGCAGGACGATGACGCTCTGCTCGTGCTGCACCCATTCGCCGTCCACCTTGACCGCGCCGCCGTAGTAGGCGAAGACCTTGGTGGTGAAGAAGGCGGGACGGCCGTGGGAGACCTTCTCCGCTGCGTCGGGCAGGGCCAGCGCGAGGTCACGGACTCGGGCCAGCACGGGATCGTCGTCGTCGAACATCTGCGGATGGGGCATCGCCCGGGAGTGTTC encodes the following:
- a CDS encoding sulfite exporter TauE/SafE family protein, which encodes MDHLVAVPIGALVGAVLGLLGAGGSLLTVPALIFLLGLSTREATGTSLVAVALMAVAGLVVHRKAGRCSCKEGLAFGAAAAGTAAAAGWAASGLPERLLTGAFVVLLVGTAVWLLTRPSTADEDPALSAERDARGGVVATAAAGGGIGVLTGLLGVGGGFLIVPALLLTRDMRMSMAVGTSQLVVLISALAGLAGRATGDTVQWSLGLLFGLGGLAGAAVGARLADRAPDDALRQGFAGIAIAVGGLMAWQVVSGGSPA
- a CDS encoding MmcQ/YjbR family DNA-binding protein: MPHPQMFDDDDPVLARVRDLALALPDAAEKVSHGRPAFFTTKVFAYYGGAVKVDGEWVQHEQSVIVLPEPTDHESLRQDARFFVPAYLGPSGWIGLDLDEDSDFDEVAELLEDSYRRTAGVRRVARLDADRSTNR